One part of the Streptomyces nigra genome encodes these proteins:
- a CDS encoding maleylpyruvate isomerase family mycothiol-dependent enzyme, with product MTTLAHDRYCDEIDHQVGLLRAVVTSGADLSAIVPTCPDWSLEQLVRHTGEALRWVELMVRTRAEKEIPEETVPGAQGPDAQGDPAALDAWLAETGDLLVGTLREAGPDTAVWSWAGVPTAGFWARRMTHELTIHRADATLAAGLPYEVAPEIAADAIDEWLEIVQWAQRTIPDDPARELRRPGASIHLHATDPTPGVDAEWFVDLGGDAIVWRRGHEKATVALRGSLTDVLLAFYRRLPLDAPELEVLGERELLEFWLERATFG from the coding sequence ATGACGACGCTCGCACATGATCGCTACTGCGACGAGATAGATCACCAGGTCGGCCTGCTGAGGGCCGTGGTGACCTCCGGGGCCGACCTGTCGGCCATCGTGCCGACCTGCCCCGACTGGTCGCTGGAGCAGCTCGTCCGGCACACGGGAGAGGCCCTGCGCTGGGTGGAGCTGATGGTGCGGACACGCGCCGAGAAGGAGATCCCGGAGGAGACCGTGCCGGGCGCCCAGGGCCCCGACGCGCAGGGCGACCCCGCCGCGCTCGACGCCTGGCTGGCGGAGACCGGCGACCTGCTCGTCGGCACGCTGCGGGAGGCCGGCCCGGACACGGCCGTGTGGTCGTGGGCCGGGGTCCCCACCGCCGGGTTCTGGGCCCGCCGGATGACGCACGAGCTCACCATCCACCGCGCCGACGCGACGCTCGCCGCCGGACTGCCGTACGAGGTGGCCCCCGAGATCGCGGCCGACGCGATCGACGAGTGGCTGGAGATCGTGCAGTGGGCGCAGCGGACCATCCCCGACGACCCGGCGCGCGAACTGCGCCGGCCCGGCGCGAGCATCCATCTGCACGCCACCGACCCCACGCCCGGGGTGGACGCCGAGTGGTTCGTCGACCTCGGCGGGGACGCGATCGTATGGCGGCGCGGGCACGAGAAGGCGACGGTCGCGCTGCGCGGCAGCCTCACCGACGTCCTGCTGGCGTTCTACCGCCGACTGCCGCTGGACGCGCCGGAGTTGGAGGTCCTGGGTGAGCGGGAGCTGCTGGAGTTCTGGCTGGAGCGGGCGACGTTCGGCTGA
- a CDS encoding LAETG motif-containing sortase-dependent surface protein, protein MRALGVASASAALALSVAGNALACDISEFSAEAKCDGDKGVITVTDKDPSGIPATVTVFLQNNGADLEKVGEQVVKGSREGVTITFAEDWKPNAEYRVHVKAAGYVDEDIEPNLTTPSTACKKDEENPPAPSDTPTPSDSASTPAEETESPAPSESASTTAPAENVPSPAAGDSNLAETGANSNTGLIAGIAVALVAVGGGAVFFGLRRRGAKSEG, encoded by the coding sequence GTGCGGGCCCTGGGCGTGGCGTCCGCCTCGGCCGCCCTGGCCCTCTCCGTCGCGGGCAACGCGCTCGCGTGCGACATCAGTGAATTCTCCGCCGAAGCCAAGTGCGACGGCGACAAGGGCGTCATCACGGTCACGGACAAGGACCCCAGCGGTATCCCCGCGACGGTCACCGTGTTCCTGCAGAACAACGGCGCCGACCTCGAGAAGGTCGGCGAGCAGGTGGTCAAGGGCTCGCGCGAGGGTGTCACCATCACCTTCGCCGAGGACTGGAAGCCGAACGCCGAGTACCGCGTGCACGTCAAGGCCGCGGGCTACGTCGACGAGGACATCGAGCCGAACCTCACGACGCCGTCCACCGCCTGCAAGAAGGACGAGGAGAACCCCCCGGCTCCGTCGGACACGCCGACGCCGTCGGACTCCGCCTCGACCCCGGCCGAGGAGACCGAGAGCCCGGCTCCTTCCGAGAGCGCGTCGACCACCGCCCCGGCGGAGAACGTCCCGTCCCCGGCGGCCGGCGACTCCAACCTGGCCGAGACCGGTGCGAACTCCAACACCGGTCTGATCGCGGGCATCGCGGTCGCCCTGGTCGCCGTCGGCGGAGGAGCGGTCTTCTTCGGCCTGCGTCGCCGTGGGGCCAAGAGCGAGGGCTGA
- a CDS encoding LOG family protein — MQTMPAHAAHHDDHEIETLEEFDAVVSARGSLAGFRVQAVDLTDRTRELLTTGAASAVFLGCPMREDAAAKVRAEGALVFPPLPDLPFDPYRGHVYTPEELFASLADGYEATPDARAYAWLQRTKADRDVYASTLRALHDDAVSDALDELLSGARVVGVMGGHAMRRGTTEYEGAARLGRELARTGLTVATGGGPGAMEAANLGAYLAPYGDEELGDALRLLAKAPGFTPSVTDWAAAAFEVRERLPGGGRSVGIPTWFYGHEPPNPFASHIAKYFSNATREDGLLARCTAGVVFLPGAAGTVQEVFDNATPNYYESRGEPTPMVLVNRAHWTERLPVWPLLQSLARERSMEARIALVDRIEEAPEALKRLLG, encoded by the coding sequence GTGCAGACGATGCCCGCCCATGCGGCCCACCACGACGACCATGAGATAGAGACGCTCGAGGAGTTCGACGCGGTCGTCTCGGCGCGCGGCTCCCTCGCCGGATTCCGCGTCCAGGCCGTCGATCTGACGGACCGTACGCGCGAGCTGCTCACCACCGGCGCGGCGAGCGCGGTCTTCCTCGGCTGCCCGATGCGCGAGGACGCGGCCGCCAAGGTGCGGGCCGAGGGCGCCCTGGTCTTCCCGCCGCTGCCCGACCTCCCCTTCGACCCGTACCGGGGCCATGTCTACACCCCGGAGGAGCTGTTCGCGTCCCTGGCGGACGGCTACGAGGCCACGCCGGACGCCCGCGCCTACGCCTGGCTCCAGCGCACCAAGGCCGACCGGGACGTGTACGCCTCGACGCTGCGCGCGCTGCACGACGACGCGGTCTCCGACGCCCTGGACGAACTCCTGTCCGGCGCACGGGTGGTGGGCGTGATGGGCGGTCACGCGATGCGCCGCGGCACCACGGAGTACGAGGGCGCGGCCCGGCTCGGCCGGGAGCTGGCGCGCACCGGTCTGACCGTCGCCACCGGCGGCGGTCCCGGCGCCATGGAGGCGGCCAACCTCGGCGCGTATCTCGCCCCGTACGGCGACGAGGAACTGGGCGACGCCCTTCGGCTGCTGGCCAAGGCACCGGGCTTCACGCCCTCCGTGACCGACTGGGCGGCGGCCGCCTTCGAGGTGCGGGAGCGCCTGCCCGGGGGCGGCCGTTCGGTCGGCATCCCGACCTGGTTCTACGGCCATGAGCCGCCGAACCCCTTCGCCTCCCACATCGCGAAGTACTTCTCCAACGCCACCCGCGAGGACGGCCTGTTGGCGCGCTGCACGGCGGGGGTCGTCTTCCTGCCCGGGGCCGCCGGCACCGTCCAGGAGGTCTTCGACAACGCGACGCCCAACTACTACGAGTCGCGCGGCGAGCCCACACCCATGGTGCTCGTGAACCGGGCGCACTGGACCGAGAGGCTGCCCGTGTGGCCCCTGCTCCAGTCACTGGCGCGCGAGCGGTCGATGGAGGCGCGGATCGCGCTCGTCGACCGGATCGAGGAGGCGCCGGAGGCGTTGAAACGTCTCCTCGGTTAA
- a CDS encoding VOC family protein, with amino-acid sequence MTAPAYQQMIFVNLPVNDLDASKKFFTELGYSLNPQFSDDNAASVVISDTIVAMLLTKPFYATFTKKEIADATTTSEVLICLSAESRAKVDELVEKAVAAGGTASDQVQDMGFMYGRAFDDLDGHTWEVVWMDPAAVEG; translated from the coding sequence ATGACCGCCCCCGCGTACCAGCAGATGATCTTCGTCAACCTGCCCGTGAACGACCTGGACGCCTCGAAGAAGTTCTTCACGGAGCTGGGCTACTCGCTCAACCCGCAGTTCAGCGACGACAACGCGGCCTCGGTCGTGATCAGCGACACCATCGTCGCGATGTTGCTCACCAAGCCGTTCTACGCGACCTTCACCAAGAAGGAGATCGCGGACGCCACCACGACCAGCGAGGTGCTGATCTGTCTGAGCGCGGAGAGCCGCGCCAAGGTCGACGAGCTGGTCGAGAAGGCCGTGGCGGCCGGCGGCACCGCGTCGGACCAGGTCCAGGACATGGGCTTCATGTACGGCCGCGCCTTCGACGACCTCGACGGGCACACCTGGGAGGTCGTGTGGATGGACCCGGCGGCCGTCGAGGGCTGA
- a CDS encoding ABC transporter ATP-binding protein, protein MVAPPDNDVLWARALHYSYNDGSPALSGVSLGVRESEILAVVGPRGSGKTALLRCLSGLVPARSGEVWFNSVPVHTMGAQARDRLRRDRFAWIDPAPSLVPELNVWENTALPLMLRGTGRRRAKQAALEWLERLDIGDAARKRPHQLVQAERQRVSIARALAPAPQVLFADEPTAPLRRADRTQVLRTLTAAARSHGITVVMTGHDTECSAFADRTIALLDGRRVNTVHLPPVPETEGRAACSLSA, encoded by the coding sequence ATGGTGGCTCCGCCGGACAACGACGTGCTCTGGGCACGCGCCCTGCACTATTCGTACAACGACGGCTCGCCCGCGCTCAGCGGTGTCTCGCTCGGGGTCCGGGAGAGCGAGATCCTCGCCGTGGTCGGCCCGCGCGGCAGCGGCAAGACGGCCCTCCTGCGCTGTCTGTCGGGACTGGTCCCGGCGCGCTCCGGCGAGGTCTGGTTCAACAGCGTGCCGGTGCACACCATGGGCGCCCAGGCCCGCGACCGGCTCCGCCGCGACCGCTTCGCCTGGATCGACCCGGCCCCCTCGCTGGTCCCCGAGCTGAACGTCTGGGAGAACACCGCCCTGCCCCTGATGCTGCGCGGCACCGGCCGGCGCCGCGCCAAGCAGGCCGCGCTGGAGTGGCTGGAGCGCCTGGACATCGGCGACGCCGCCCGCAAGCGCCCGCACCAGCTCGTCCAGGCCGAACGCCAGCGCGTCAGCATCGCCCGCGCCCTGGCCCCCGCGCCCCAGGTCCTGTTCGCCGACGAGCCGACGGCGCCGCTGCGCCGCGCCGACCGCACCCAGGTGCTGCGCACCCTGACGGCGGCGGCCCGCTCGCACGGCATCACCGTGGTCATGACCGGCCACGACACCGAGTGCTCGGCGTTCGCCGACCGCACCATCGCCCTGCTCGACGGACGGCGCGTGAACACCGTGCACCTGCCTCCCGTCCCCGAGACGGAAGGCCGGGCGGCGTGCTCGCTCTCCGCCTGA
- a CDS encoding aspartate aminotransferase family protein: MSTNSPQDLGRTAYDHLWMHFTRMSSYEKAPVPTIVRGEGTHIFDDQGKRYLDGLAGLFVVQAGHGRTELAETASKQAQELAFFPIWSYAHPKAVELAERLAHHAPGDLNKVFFTTGGGEAVETAWKLAKQYFKLVGKPTKHKVISRAVAYHGTPQGALSITGLPALKAPFEPLVPGAHKVPNTNIYRAPLFGDDPEAFGRWAADQIEQQILFEGPDTVAAVFLEPVQNAGGCFPPPPGYFQRVREICDQYDVLLVSDEVICAFGRLGTMFACDKFDYVPDMITCAKGMTSGYSPIGACIISDRLAEPFYKGDNTFLHGYTFGGHPVSAAVGLANLDLFERENLNQHVLDNEGAFRSTLEKLHDLPIVGDVRGNGFFYGIELVKDKATKESFTDEETERVLYGFLSKKLFENGLYCRADDRGDPVIQLAPPLISDQGTFDEIEQILRVTLEEAWTKL, translated from the coding sequence GTGAGCACCAACAGCCCTCAGGACCTCGGCAGGACCGCGTACGACCACTTGTGGATGCACTTCACGCGCATGTCCTCGTACGAGAAGGCCCCCGTCCCGACGATCGTCCGCGGTGAGGGGACCCACATCTTCGACGACCAGGGCAAGCGGTACCTGGACGGACTCGCCGGTCTCTTCGTCGTACAGGCCGGACACGGCCGCACCGAGCTCGCCGAGACCGCCAGCAAGCAGGCCCAGGAGCTGGCGTTCTTCCCGATCTGGTCGTACGCCCACCCCAAGGCCGTGGAGCTGGCCGAGCGCCTGGCCCACCACGCCCCGGGCGACCTGAACAAGGTCTTCTTCACCACCGGCGGCGGCGAGGCCGTCGAGACCGCCTGGAAGCTCGCCAAGCAGTACTTCAAGCTCGTCGGCAAGCCCACCAAGCACAAGGTCATCTCCCGCGCGGTCGCCTACCACGGCACCCCGCAGGGCGCCCTGTCCATCACCGGCCTGCCCGCCCTGAAGGCGCCCTTCGAGCCGCTGGTCCCCGGCGCGCACAAGGTGCCGAACACCAACATCTACCGCGCCCCGCTCTTCGGCGACGACCCCGAGGCCTTCGGCCGCTGGGCCGCCGACCAGATCGAGCAGCAGATCCTCTTCGAGGGCCCGGACACGGTCGCCGCGGTCTTCCTGGAGCCCGTGCAGAACGCGGGCGGCTGCTTCCCGCCCCCGCCCGGCTACTTCCAGCGGGTCCGCGAGATCTGCGACCAGTACGACGTGCTGCTCGTCTCCGACGAGGTCATCTGCGCCTTCGGCCGCCTCGGCACCATGTTCGCCTGCGACAAGTTCGACTACGTCCCGGACATGATCACCTGCGCCAAGGGCATGACCTCGGGCTACTCCCCGATCGGCGCCTGCATCATCTCCGACCGCCTGGCCGAGCCGTTCTACAAGGGCGACAACACCTTCCTGCACGGCTACACCTTCGGCGGCCACCCCGTGTCGGCGGCGGTGGGCCTCGCCAACCTCGACCTGTTCGAGCGCGAGAACCTCAACCAGCACGTCCTGGACAACGAGGGCGCCTTCCGCTCCACCCTGGAGAAGCTCCACGACCTGCCGATCGTCGGCGACGTCCGCGGCAACGGCTTCTTCTACGGCATCGAGCTGGTCAAGGACAAGGCGACCAAGGAGTCCTTCACCGACGAGGAGACCGAGCGCGTCCTGTACGGCTTCCTGTCGAAGAAGCTCTTCGAGAACGGCCTGTACTGCCGCGCCGACGACAGGGGCGACCCGGTGATCCAGCTGGCCCCGCCGCTGATCTCCGACCAGGGCACCTTCGACGAGATCGAGCAGATCCTGCGCGTCACCCTCGAGGAGGCGTGGACGAAGCTCTGA
- a CDS encoding Lrp/AsnC family transcriptional regulator: MQSDPVASRSAEHRDSRESRNGGGAQLDAVSLAIIEQLQEDGRRPYAAIGKAVGLSEAAVRQRVQKLLDQGVMQIVAVTDPLTVGFRRQAMVGVNVEGDVESVADALTAMAECEYVVMTAGSFDLMVEIVCEDDDHLLEVINRRIRAVPGVRSTESFVYLKLKKQTYMWGTR; encoded by the coding sequence GTGCAGAGTGACCCCGTGGCCAGTCGAAGCGCAGAGCACAGGGACTCCCGCGAGTCCAGAAACGGCGGCGGTGCCCAGCTGGACGCCGTCTCCCTCGCCATCATCGAACAGCTCCAGGAGGACGGCCGCCGGCCGTACGCCGCGATCGGCAAGGCCGTCGGCCTGTCCGAGGCGGCCGTGCGCCAGCGCGTCCAGAAGCTGCTCGACCAGGGCGTCATGCAGATCGTCGCCGTCACGGACCCGCTGACCGTGGGCTTCCGCAGGCAGGCGATGGTCGGCGTGAACGTCGAGGGCGACGTGGAGTCCGTGGCCGACGCGCTGACCGCCATGGCCGAGTGCGAGTACGTGGTGATGACCGCCGGCTCCTTCGACCTGATGGTGGAGATCGTCTGCGAGGACGACGACCACCTCCTGGAGGTCATCAACCGGCGCATCCGGGCCGTCCCGGGCGTGCGTTCGACGGAGAGCTTCGTCTACCTCAAGCTCAAGAAGCAGACCTACATGTGGGGAACCCGATAA